The genomic DNA CAGCGTGAAAGACTTTCACCACGTTCTCGTCTTTAAACAGATCATACAGCGGTGCCAGATCAAGGCCGTTCGCTAGCGGGTCCAGCAGCACCGCATCATCGTCGCCGTCGCCCATATAGGCCAGCTGGATGAGGCACAGCTTTGAATAATAGGTCCGTTCGCGCAGGAATTCAGTGTCCACGGTCACGTAAGGATACTTGGCGGCCTGCGCGCAATACGTCGCAAGCTCGGCTGTCGTTGTGATGGTCTTCATCTGCGCCTTTTCATATTGTTGGGCCCACATTTTGCTAGGGCCACGCTCATTTCATCAAACTCTAGGGGATTGATCGGGTGATGGGAAGATGCACAGCGTGGCGATTTTGGGCAGCAAAACGCCGCAAGACGGCTGGGTAGAGTTCGTGTTCACGCGGCAACAACCGCGTAGCCAAAGATTCAGGCGTGTCTCCTGCCAAAACCGCGATCCGCGCTTGGCCAAGGATCGGCCCATCATCAAGCGCAGCCGTCACTTCATGCACACTGCACCCATGTTCAGTGTCGCCTGCTTCCAGTGCGCGTGCATGGGTGTGCAGGCCTTTGTATTTCGGCAAAAGTGACGGGTGAATGTTCAGCATTCGACCTGCATAGCGGGCTGTAAAACCGCTGGTCAGGATACGCATGAACCCCGCAAGGCATATGATATCAGGCGAAAACCGTTCAAGCGTTGCATGAAGAATACCTTCGAACGCACTACGATCACCGTTGAATTCATTATGATCCACAACAGCCGTTGCAATCCCCAGGTCGCGTGCCTTGGCAAGACCATCCGCGTCAGGGTTATTTGACAAAACTACAACTGGACGCGCCGGATGATACCCAACCATGCTGTGCGCAAGGGCCACCATGTTCGACCCACCCCCAGAAATCAGGATGGCGACGCGTTTGGTCAAAGCAGCGAACCGGTGTAACGAACGCCCTCACCCGCAGCAACTTTGCCGATCTCAAAGACATCGTGCCCCGCCCCTGCAAAGGCCGCCCGCGCCACATCGACCTTATCGGGTGCCACCGCCGCAACCATGCCGATCCCGCAGTTAAAGGTCTTGAGCATTTCACCTTGGTCTAGTCCGCCCCGATCACCCAACCATTTGAACACAGGCAAAAGATCCCAAGCGTCCAGATCAATTTCAGCGCCCAAGCCAACGGGCAGAACGCGTGGTAAGTTTTCCGTAAGACCGCCGCCCGTGATGTGCGCCAAGGCGTGCACCGTGTCAGGTTCACAAATCGCCGCAACCGCGCCTTTGACATACAGCGTTGTCGGCGCAAGCAATGCTTCGCCCAAGGTTTCATCACTAAACGGGCTGGGATCAGCCCACCCGAGACCGGAAAGCTCAACGATCTTGCGCACAAGGCTATAGCCGTTGGAATGCACGCCGTTGGATGCCAGCCCTA from Octadecabacter antarcticus 307 includes the following:
- the purN gene encoding phosphoribosylglycinamide formyltransferase; this encodes MTKRVAILISGGGSNMVALAHSMVGYHPARPVVVLSNNPDADGLAKARDLGIATAVVDHNEFNGDRSAFEGILHATLERFSPDIICLAGFMRILTSGFTARYAGRMLNIHPSLLPKYKGLHTHARALEAGDTEHGCSVHEVTAALDDGPILGQARIAVLAGDTPESLATRLLPREHELYPAVLRRFAAQNRHAVHLPITRSIP